A region from the Janthinobacterium agaricidamnosum genome encodes:
- a CDS encoding phage tail assembly chaperone, producing the protein MPDLAGKSDHGAGKRVEFFETLTASLLRYAGHQFERGARAADGHAKGEHIDAARRHPLYRAPPEEATPPMPFELAHVWEWFAQLNRKRQNGMAVNPIASTEILAWQARHGIAIEPFEHQLLDQLDALFLSHQHAVG; encoded by the coding sequence ATACCCGACCTGGCAGGAAAAAGTGACCACGGCGCTGGAAAACGAGTCGAATTTTTTGAAACTCTGACGGCCAGCCTGCTGCGCTACGCCGGGCACCAGTTCGAGCGCGGGGCGCGGGCGGCCGACGGCCATGCCAAGGGCGAGCATATCGATGCCGCCCGGCGCCATCCTCTGTACCGCGCGCCGCCCGAAGAGGCGACGCCACCCATGCCGTTCGAGCTGGCCCACGTGTGGGAATGGTTCGCGCAATTGAACCGCAAGCGGCAAAACGGCATGGCCGTCAACCCCATCGCTAGCACGGAAATCCTCGCCTGGCAGGCGCGACACGGCATCGCCATCGAGCCGTTCGAGCACCAGCTGCTGGACCAGCTCGACGCGCTGTTCCTGTCGCACCAGCATGCGGTGGGCTGA
- a CDS encoding DUF4376 domain-containing protein — MGTIIINSDGTQTNERTGKTIPPQPSEYHEYDVAADMWIDARTLDGVKARTWDRIKAARCMAEAADFACDGVVYQADKDRIVGATQLALMAQAAGRPYSIDWTLSNNTHLTLDAAGMIAVGAALGAQVAEAFAIGLHLRQQIAAANSFEELEAIVWPARSDV; from the coding sequence ATGGGAACAATAATTATTAACAGTGACGGCACTCAAACAAACGAGCGCACAGGAAAAACGATACCGCCCCAGCCCAGCGAATATCACGAATATGATGTGGCGGCAGACATGTGGATAGATGCAAGAACGCTGGATGGCGTCAAAGCGCGCACTTGGGATCGCATCAAGGCGGCACGCTGTATGGCTGAAGCTGCGGATTTCGCGTGCGATGGCGTCGTGTACCAGGCAGACAAGGATCGCATAGTTGGTGCGACGCAGCTGGCCCTGATGGCGCAGGCTGCCGGCCGGCCATACAGCATTGACTGGACCTTATCAAATAACACCCACCTGACGCTCGATGCTGCCGGCATGATCGCCGTTGGCGCAGCTCTGGGGGCGCAAGTTGCCGAGGCATTCGCCATTGGCCTTCACTTGCGCCAGCAGATCGCGGCAGCGAATTCCTTTGAAGAACTTGAGGCCATTGTTTGGCCAGCGCGGAGTGACGTATGA
- a CDS encoding zinc finger-like domain-containing protein: MGFAEKFIASLSSQNLRDDAVHHDLDVIAAAALAGDMGALLCRVKYADGTVSRLFEGNAGNLAQLLRAWTAAVTQKGRARRWVKAQTAWDAQAANTLYRRVAEASLAHWLDSKCKVCHGTGVVAAMQAGAPVVCKACHGAGEAAISCSGGFELERIKDMVSELEGIFQSHGARAMRRLGH; this comes from the coding sequence ATGGGGTTTGCAGAAAAATTCATCGCATCGCTGTCGTCGCAGAACCTGCGCGACGATGCCGTCCACCACGACCTGGACGTGATCGCGGCCGCGGCGCTGGCCGGCGACATGGGCGCCTTGCTGTGCCGCGTCAAATACGCGGACGGCACCGTCAGCCGCCTGTTCGAGGGCAATGCCGGCAACCTGGCGCAGCTGCTGCGCGCCTGGACGGCGGCCGTGACGCAGAAGGGCCGCGCACGGCGCTGGGTCAAGGCGCAGACGGCCTGGGATGCGCAGGCCGCCAATACCTTGTACCGCCGCGTGGCCGAAGCGTCGCTCGCGCATTGGCTCGACAGCAAGTGCAAGGTTTGCCACGGCACGGGCGTCGTCGCCGCCATGCAGGCCGGCGCGCCGGTCGTCTGCAAGGCGTGCCACGGCGCCGGCGAAGCGGCCATCAGCTGCTCCGGCGGTTTCGAGCTCGAACGCATCAAGGACATGGTCAGCGAGCTGGAAGGCATCTTCCAGTCGCACGGCGCCCGCGCCATGCGCCGCCTGGGGCACTGA
- a CDS encoding phage tail tube protein, with translation MASTANGIDSLIVISKQSAEGSKAAAGGGQIYPRVTATFDTEADKYASAEIDASQQQGDTRLGNFRTTGAIKAEAACGTYAPLMAALLRRDFTAGGVAAAQTTIAAAASGLTRSAGSWLAEGFRAGSVVRITGMTAPAAANNAKNFFVTSVTATNLNGQFMDGSAMIVKAAGDSVGVAAVGKRSFTPLSGHTTDWFTAEVQDPKIGVHRSFVDQLVSKMDIAVQPNGITSLDFTLMGKAEGPTTAVPYFPTPLAAPGTGKFSGATAMLSVNGIPSQICTGMSVSLDGQVKVDPVIGSKYATAASRGKVMGSGQFTVLLQDATYLDYFKSETEIPLAYAMASGTAPTADVLALAMGRIKITSAKIDDGEKNKIVTCAFDVLRYKGADAQHEATTLSIQDSAL, from the coding sequence ATGGCATCGACAGCAAACGGCATCGACAGCTTGATCGTTATCAGCAAACAAAGTGCCGAAGGCAGCAAGGCCGCCGCCGGCGGCGGCCAGATTTATCCCCGCGTCACGGCCACCTTCGACACGGAAGCGGACAAATATGCGAGCGCCGAAATCGACGCCAGCCAGCAGCAGGGCGATACCCGCCTGGGCAATTTCCGCACCACGGGCGCCATCAAGGCCGAAGCGGCGTGCGGCACCTACGCACCGCTGATGGCAGCGCTGCTGCGCCGCGACTTCACGGCCGGCGGCGTCGCTGCCGCGCAAACCACTATCGCCGCTGCCGCCTCCGGCCTGACGCGCAGCGCCGGTTCCTGGCTGGCGGAAGGTTTCCGCGCCGGCAGCGTGGTGCGCATCACCGGCATGACGGCGCCGGCCGCCGCCAACAACGCGAAGAATTTCTTCGTCACGTCGGTGACGGCGACCAACCTGAATGGCCAGTTCATGGACGGTTCGGCCATGATCGTCAAGGCGGCCGGCGACTCGGTCGGCGTGGCGGCGGTGGGCAAGCGCAGCTTCACCCCCTTGAGCGGCCACACCACCGACTGGTTCACGGCCGAAGTGCAGGACCCGAAGATCGGCGTACACCGCAGCTTCGTCGACCAGCTGGTCAGCAAGATGGATATCGCCGTGCAGCCGAACGGCATCACCAGCCTGGACTTCACCCTGATGGGCAAGGCGGAAGGCCCGACCACGGCCGTGCCGTACTTCCCCACGCCGCTGGCCGCGCCGGGCACCGGCAAGTTCTCGGGCGCCACGGCGATGCTGTCCGTGAACGGCATCCCGTCGCAGATCTGCACCGGCATGTCCGTCTCGCTCGACGGCCAGGTCAAGGTCGACCCGGTGATCGGCTCGAAGTACGCCACGGCCGCCTCGCGCGGCAAGGTCATGGGCTCGGGCCAGTTCACGGTGCTGCTGCAGGACGCCACCTATCTCGACTACTTCAAGTCCGAGACGGAAATCCCGCTGGCCTACGCCATGGCGTCGGGCACGGCGCCAACCGCCGACGTGCTGGCATTGGCCATGGGCCGCATCAAGATCACGTCGGCCAAGATCGACGACGGCGAGAAAAACAAAATCGTCACCTGCGCCTTTGACGTCCTGCGCTACAAGGGCGCCGATGCGCAGCATGAAGCGACCACCTTGAGCATCCAGGACAGCGCGCTGTAA
- a CDS encoding tail fiber domain-containing protein, giving the protein MTDAFKYGQQDLIYQLNQLAKAKDIVDIPQNSAAAAASAAASAAAAAAAAESDGTAAIAASKAEAALKSLEVRYLGAKALPPDVDNNGGALLAGATYWDTVLNGGCLRVFQAGAWVTIPTNVASQVASTPAGGIVATNVQAALAELDTKKAVRATTLAGYGITDAQPSSYVPAWGSITGKPQFAAVATSGSKNDVGLSKVDNTADANKPISLLQQEALDLKANAASLDKVSNTSDANKPVSILQQEAMNLLAPKSNPSFTGPVRSTVGYLIGASGYGLYSPVAGTLSMITNSVERFRVADTGVMTFSNLVSVAMNSPTLTVTSGGSTEIISQGQNGYGVFSAKASGLNPSIWDSYNANGLCGRMLCNNSAVDSTFAFQLRKGGVLSDIVAINPQQLYPTSDSVLSLGAPASRYTTVYAVTGAINTSDARMKTPIRPMTDAEISAAETIAESVGTYKWLESIQAKGADARRHVGGTVQGIIAIMEQHGLDPFEYGFICFDQWEEELGYRPAVPPQPAFTDADGNVVVPAAEAVEATQVVIREAGSLYSLRNDQLNLFIARGLVARISRTEARLAALEAS; this is encoded by the coding sequence ATGACTGATGCTTTTAAATACGGCCAGCAGGATCTGATCTATCAGCTGAACCAGTTGGCCAAGGCGAAGGATATTGTTGATATCCCGCAGAATTCCGCGGCGGCGGCCGCGAGCGCTGCTGCTTCGGCGGCTGCAGCCGCTGCGGCGGCAGAGTCGGATGGTACTGCTGCCATCGCTGCCTCAAAGGCGGAGGCAGCGCTCAAATCGCTTGAAGTGCGCTATCTTGGCGCCAAGGCGCTTCCGCCGGACGTTGACAATAATGGCGGTGCGCTGCTGGCCGGCGCGACCTACTGGGACACGGTGCTGAACGGCGGCTGCCTGCGCGTATTCCAGGCTGGCGCCTGGGTGACGATTCCGACGAACGTGGCGTCGCAAGTTGCAAGCACGCCGGCGGGTGGCATCGTTGCGACAAACGTGCAGGCGGCTCTGGCCGAATTGGATACAAAAAAAGCGGTGCGCGCGACGACGCTGGCTGGCTATGGCATTACTGATGCGCAGCCTAGCTCGTATGTGCCGGCCTGGGGCAGCATTACTGGTAAGCCACAGTTTGCGGCGGTGGCTACGTCAGGCAGCAAAAACGATGTGGGCCTGAGTAAAGTGGACAATACAGCCGACGCGAATAAACCGATCAGCCTTTTGCAGCAGGAAGCGCTGGACCTCAAGGCAAATGCAGCGTCCCTGGATAAAGTGAGCAATACATCTGATGCTAACAAACCCGTGAGTATTCTCCAGCAGGAGGCAATGAATTTACTGGCTCCGAAGTCCAACCCTTCATTCACAGGACCAGTGCGGTCGACTGTCGGGTACCTGATCGGTGCCAGCGGGTATGGCCTGTACTCGCCTGTAGCAGGCACACTGTCAATGATTACAAATTCGGTTGAGCGATTCCGTGTAGCGGATACCGGGGTGATGACGTTCAGCAATTTAGTTTCAGTAGCGATGAATTCTCCTACGTTGACGGTAACATCCGGGGGGTCAACTGAAATTATCTCCCAGGGACAAAACGGATACGGCGTTTTCTCTGCGAAGGCCTCGGGCCTGAATCCCTCAATATGGGATTCGTATAACGCCAATGGCCTGTGTGGGCGGATGTTATGCAATAACAGTGCCGTGGATTCTACGTTCGCATTTCAGTTGCGAAAAGGTGGCGTGTTAAGCGATATCGTCGCCATTAATCCGCAACAGTTGTACCCAACGTCAGATAGCGTGTTGTCCCTTGGCGCGCCCGCATCCAGATACACCACCGTATATGCCGTTACAGGCGCCATCAATACCTCGGACGCCAGGATGAAGACACCTATCCGCCCAATGACAGACGCTGAGATCAGTGCGGCGGAGACCATCGCTGAAAGTGTCGGCACTTACAAGTGGTTGGAGTCGATCCAGGCCAAAGGGGCGGATGCTCGCCGGCACGTCGGCGGCACGGTCCAGGGCATCATTGCCATCATGGAGCAGCATGGACTCGATCCGTTCGAATACGGATTCATCTGTTTCGACCAGTGGGAGGAGGAGCTGGGTTATCGGCCGGCCGTGCCCCCTCAGCCTGCTTTTACCGATGCCGATGGGAATGTCGTTGTTCCTGCAGCTGAGGCCGTGGAGGCAACGCAAGTGGTCATCAGGGAGGCAGGTAGTCTGTATTCCCTGCGCAACGATCAGCTCAATCTGTTTATCGCCCGTGGCCTCGTGGCTCGTATCTCCAGAACAGAGGCGCGCCTTGCTGCGCTCGAGGCGTCCTAG